The Oncorhynchus clarkii lewisi isolate Uvic-CL-2024 chromosome 12, UVic_Ocla_1.0, whole genome shotgun sequence genome segment TGACCACTTCCTGCAGTGGTCCGGGCACGCGGTAGTCGCCGTCATGGATAGACACAGTCCAGATATTGACGAAGATGTAGAGGGCCAGGTAGAGCACCTTGTGcagagggaagaggaaggggtAGATGTGGTAGGGCAGACCCTGCAGGAAGCCATCCAGCGGGTGGAAGGCGTGGCTGGCAAACGGGGTGGGGATCTTCCACACATGGTGTGGCTTGTGGAAGTGCTGAGGGGAGGGAACATGCCACCATATTCAAAAGGAACTGTATGTAGAACATATTTGCTGAGGAACAGATAGCATATGAAACATATGGCCCCGTTGGATCACTTTCAAGTGTGCCAGCGAGTGAGGATAGGACCAGCAGACGATAACACACACTGGTACTGAAGACATAGCACTGGCTTTGTTCTAGCTCCGTACATTACATACACAAGTTCTTAGCAAATACATGTATGCCAAAAAATGGAGGGGAAAAACTGCACATTTGTTAATCAACATTAAGACAATGTCAACTGCCTTAATCTCATTAAGAAAAATTAGCAGAATGTTATGACTTAATATACAGGATTTGTCTGTCATTGTGGACTGATCTGTAACTGTAGATCACCAAAATCACATCTAGAGCAACAATCCACATTCAATTGACAGTGAAGGGACCTACCCAGTAGCACACTTCCCCATTGGTAACAAGACTTTGTAATGCTCACCTTGTAAATACTCTTGTGGTGAAGAAACCGATGAATCCAATAAATGCACCCGTCCGTGAATAACAAGAAGGAAATCATGCTGAGAAGCACAAAGGGCCAGCCTGAAAAAACAAACCACCATTAGCATCATAATGACAATCCTGTTAGACAAAGTTGCATAACAAAATGAACAGtataaacattacattacagtcccAACGTCGGTGAACGCAGCATTGTCTTACCCATGGGAGACTCTTCAACGTGGTCATAAAGCTTGCTGTATCCTCTGACCTCAAGGAAAAATAACGCCACAGTGGGTATACTGATTATGGGTAGCGAGGTCATGGCGTATTTGATCTCCCGCTGCACCTGGTTCTGAGGACCAACAATGATCTGAGATCAGGGATCAAttccaataaataaataaaacacacacacacatattttatatatatatatatatatatatatatatatatatacacacatacacactgctcataacaaataaagggaacactaaaataacacatcctagaactgaattaatgaaatattcttattaaaaacttttttctttacatagttgaatgtgctgacaataaaatcacacaaaaattatcaatggaaatcaaatttatcaacccatggaggtctgcatttggagtgacactcaaaatta includes the following:
- the LOC139423209 gene encoding lathosterol oxidase isoform X4, producing MDLVLNVANHYVLTPYVYPSSWPEDGALRQIISLLVVTNLGAAVLYLGLGWLSYHFIFDHNLMKHPQFLKIIVGPQNQVQREIKYAMTSLPIISIPTVALFFLEVRGYSKLYDHVEESPMGWPFVLLSMISFLLFTDGCIYWIHRFLHHKSIYKHFHKPHHVWKIPTPFASHAFHPLDGFLQGLPYHIYPFLFPLHKVLYLALYIFVNIWTVSIHDGDYRVPGPLQEVVNGAAHHTDHHLFFDVNYGQYFTLWDRIGGSYRNPSVLEGKGPLDCIRRLTAEGKISANGANANGHTNGHANVSGTKSKEE
- the LOC139423209 gene encoding lathosterol oxidase isoform X5 — protein: MDLVLNVANHYVLTPYVYPSSWPEDGALRQIISLLVVTNLGAAVLYLGLGWLSYHFIFDHNLMKHPQFLKNQVQREIKYAMTSLPIISIPTVALFFLEVRGYSKLYDHVEESPMGWPFVLLSMISFLLFTDGCIYWIHRFLHHKSIYKHFHKPHHVWKIPTPFASHAFHPLDGFLQGLPYHIYPFLFPLHKVLYLALYIFVNIWTVSIHDGDYRVPGPLQEVVNGAAHHTDHHLFFDVNYGQYFTLWDRIGGSYRNPSVLEGKGPLDCIRRLTAEGKISANGANANGHTNGHANVSGTKSKEE